The Haloplanus sp. CK5-1 genome contains a region encoding:
- a CDS encoding vWA domain-containing protein — protein sequence MTEHEFDLSRRKVLGAIGAIGAASAGAGFGTSALFSDQETFEDNRLVAGELDLTMDWEEHYSFPQIYEAFDDPAAGLDVRTEEPNVPDLYQRYPAGATDGTDGDGSIWVNREDVPTYMDNTAIDSFPDAGNDGTAEFPVEEMAENGTRACELLANVGGESGGLSNFGAETVGRTDNEDTRLDAGEGAPLINLHDVKPGDFGEVTFSIHLCSDPGNPGYVWMNMPGGLTDHENDVTEPEAAAPGEDDLPGDAETSGELAENIETALWYDTDCDNLPDDGGQPIDLIALADVSGSIDPPEMDDIEDGANAFVEELPTDGTVEAGFITFAGPGEGSASGVTVQLDLGPIDPFFQNDDPTQPGDIGQFLPESGNGSTPMPAALDVARQILNAEARPNARKVILLVTDGGPDYPDVTYEATTGTDTYTVPSQYVDAGTNDGTSSNEEQDQTADVADSIDDDEIAIFTVAVGGTGVNSIFEGPQTLGSFLENRIATSPNEAFDATVANGNGGNLEGIAQTIGNRISTLASTGNAEKIVFRGTLEELETAFGTTEHGIPLDADGDPSFDEFADDAETDPRRDCFLAGATYCFGFSWWLPLDVGNEVQSDSVTFDLGFYTEQCRNNDGGGGQPVTPTAGGDTGQ from the coding sequence ATGACAGAACACGAATTCGACCTCTCACGGCGGAAGGTGCTCGGCGCGATCGGAGCCATCGGTGCGGCGTCAGCCGGCGCCGGCTTCGGCACGAGCGCCCTATTCAGCGATCAGGAGACGTTCGAGGACAACCGACTCGTCGCCGGCGAACTCGACCTCACAATGGACTGGGAGGAGCACTACTCTTTCCCCCAGATATACGAGGCGTTCGACGATCCGGCGGCCGGCCTCGACGTCCGAACGGAAGAACCGAACGTTCCGGACCTGTACCAGCGGTATCCTGCGGGCGCGACCGACGGAACCGACGGCGACGGTTCGATCTGGGTCAACAGGGAGGATGTCCCGACGTATATGGACAACACCGCTATCGACTCGTTCCCGGATGCCGGGAACGACGGGACGGCGGAGTTCCCGGTCGAGGAGATGGCCGAAAACGGGACGCGCGCCTGTGAACTGTTGGCCAACGTCGGCGGCGAGAGCGGCGGCCTCTCGAACTTCGGCGCAGAGACCGTCGGCCGAACCGACAACGAAGACACCCGTCTCGACGCCGGCGAGGGAGCGCCGCTCATCAATCTCCACGACGTCAAACCCGGGGACTTCGGCGAGGTTACGTTCAGTATTCACCTCTGCAGCGACCCGGGAAACCCCGGCTACGTCTGGATGAACATGCCCGGCGGCCTCACCGATCACGAGAACGACGTGACCGAACCGGAGGCGGCCGCCCCCGGCGAAGACGATCTGCCGGGTGACGCGGAGACGAGCGGCGAGCTCGCGGAGAACATCGAGACCGCGCTGTGGTACGACACGGACTGCGATAACCTCCCGGACGATGGGGGACAGCCGATCGATCTCATCGCGCTCGCCGACGTCTCCGGGTCGATAGACCCCCCCGAGATGGACGACATCGAGGACGGGGCGAACGCCTTCGTCGAGGAGCTTCCGACCGACGGAACCGTCGAGGCGGGGTTCATCACCTTCGCCGGTCCGGGCGAAGGATCCGCTTCCGGCGTGACCGTCCAGCTGGACCTCGGGCCGATCGATCCGTTCTTCCAGAACGACGACCCGACCCAGCCGGGCGACATCGGGCAATTCCTCCCCGAGAGCGGGAACGGAAGCACGCCGATGCCGGCAGCCCTCGACGTCGCACGCCAGATCCTCAACGCGGAAGCGCGCCCGAACGCCCGGAAAGTGATCCTGCTCGTCACCGACGGCGGCCCCGACTACCCGGACGTCACCTACGAGGCGACGACCGGGACGGACACGTACACGGTCCCCTCGCAGTATGTCGACGCCGGAACCAACGACGGGACGAGCTCGAATGAGGAGCAGGACCAGACCGCCGACGTCGCCGACAGCATCGACGACGACGAGATTGCGATCTTCACCGTCGCGGTCGGCGGGACGGGGGTGAATTCGATCTTCGAGGGGCCACAGACGCTGGGCTCGTTCCTCGAGAACCGGATCGCGACCTCCCCGAACGAGGCCTTCGACGCGACCGTCGCCAACGGCAACGGCGGCAACCTCGAGGGGATCGCCCAGACGATCGGGAACCGGATCTCCACGCTGGCCAGCACCGGGAACGCGGAGAAGATCGTGTTCCGGGGCACCCTCGAGGAACTCGAAACCGCGTTCGGGACCACAGAGCATGGGATCCCGCTCGATGCCGACGGTGACCCGTCGTTCGACGAGTTCGCCGATGACGCAGAGACCGACCCGCGTCGGGACTGCTTCCTCGCCGGGGCGACGTACTGCTTCGGGTTCTCGTGGTGGCTCCCGCTGGACGTCGGCAACGAAGTCCAGTCGGATTCGGTCACCTTCGATCTGGGCTTCTACACCGAACAGTGCCGGAACAACGACGGTGGCGGCGGGCAGCCAGTCACACCGACGGCTGGTGGCGACACGGGACAGTAA
- the pstC gene encoding phosphate ABC transporter permease subunit PstC, whose amino-acid sequence MTAATRSERLNAAAERQVQRVRDFVDDTEPAALVVVTIIALSLLMAFVGFLAVSNLTVLPFAAFVAATGYGWVRHQEETALVVTLTMTVSTLLILGLIVVFIFREAVPVLQYESATVFGVSVPGLRMFVESNWDAVSPPIRYSMVPMIHGTVMVTVVATAVAGPLGVAAALFLSEIAPDIVREFVKPGVEILAGIPSIVYGFIGFTILSPWASDQFQTTGQGSYLFVGIVVGLMALPTVVSVAEDALSSVPESMKSGSLAVGTTDWQTMTSITLPAAFSGVSAAVLLGVGRAIGETMAATVMLRGVPRLTEPLVNVFYGMETLTSLIARNYGEADGLQMDALFVAGVILFITVLVISVGAQYIEWRMRSKLGGEA is encoded by the coding sequence ATGACAGCAGCAACACGTAGCGAACGACTGAACGCGGCCGCCGAACGGCAGGTTCAGCGGGTTCGCGATTTCGTCGACGACACCGAACCCGCGGCGCTGGTCGTCGTCACGATCATCGCCCTCTCCCTGCTGATGGCCTTCGTCGGGTTCCTCGCGGTGTCGAACCTGACGGTCCTGCCCTTTGCCGCCTTCGTCGCGGCGACGGGGTACGGCTGGGTGCGACACCAAGAGGAGACGGCGCTGGTGGTGACGCTGACGATGACCGTCTCGACCCTGTTGATCCTCGGGCTGATCGTCGTGTTCATCTTCCGTGAGGCGGTCCCGGTCCTCCAGTACGAGAGCGCGACCGTGTTCGGCGTGAGCGTGCCGGGGCTTCGGATGTTCGTCGAATCCAACTGGGACGCGGTGTCGCCGCCGATCCGGTACTCGATGGTACCGATGATCCACGGGACGGTGATGGTGACCGTCGTCGCAACGGCCGTCGCCGGGCCGCTTGGCGTCGCCGCCGCGCTCTTCCTCTCGGAGATCGCACCCGACATCGTCCGGGAGTTCGTCAAGCCGGGCGTCGAAATCCTCGCCGGCATCCCCTCCATCGTCTACGGCTTCATCGGCTTCACGATCCTCAGCCCGTGGGCGTCGGACCAGTTCCAGACCACCGGCCAGGGGAGTTACCTCTTCGTCGGCATCGTCGTCGGGTTGATGGCGCTCCCGACGGTCGTCTCCGTCGCCGAGGACGCTCTCAGTAGCGTCCCCGAGTCGATGAAGAGCGGATCGCTCGCCGTCGGGACGACCGACTGGCAGACCATGACCTCGATCACCCTTCCCGCGGCGTTCTCCGGCGTCTCCGCCGCGGTCCTCCTCGGCGTCGGACGCGCCATCGGGGAGACGATGGCCGCGACGGTCATGTTACGTGGCGTCCCGCGGCTCACAGAGCCGCTGGTAAACGTCTTCTACGGCATGGAGACGCTCACGTCGCTCATCGCCCGCAACTACGGCGAGGCGGACGGCCTCCAGATGGACGCCCTGTTCGTCGCCGGCGTGATCCTCTTCATCACCGTGCTCGTCATCTCGGTCGGCGCACAGTACATCGAGTGGCGGATGCGTAGCAAGCTCGGAGGTGAAGCCTGA
- a CDS encoding IS630 family transposase, which produces MGQFDEITLEELYDLKEQIDEGKPRERVLAAIGRKQGDQIDTLADRHGVVEKTIRNWLDRFEETPIEQAPYDAPRPGGPAKIEGEEREQLFEQLQQPPTELGYDQQAWSAKLLLHHVKQEYDVEYHENYAYELLREAGLSLRTARPQHHEADPEEKAEFQDTVEKNGPN; this is translated from the coding sequence ATGGGGCAGTTCGACGAGATCACGCTTGAGGAACTCTACGACCTCAAAGAGCAGATAGACGAGGGTAAGCCGCGAGAACGTGTTCTCGCGGCGATCGGGCGCAAGCAGGGCGATCAAATCGATACCTTGGCTGACCGCCATGGAGTCGTCGAAAAAACGATCCGCAACTGGCTCGATCGGTTCGAGGAAACACCGATCGAGCAAGCTCCCTACGATGCTCCTCGACCAGGAGGCCCAGCAAAGATCGAGGGAGAAGAGCGGGAACAGCTGTTCGAACAGTTGCAACAGCCGCCAACCGAACTCGGCTACGACCAGCAAGCGTGGTCAGCGAAGCTCCTTCTTCACCACGTCAAACAGGAGTACGACGTCGAATACCACGAGAACTACGCCTACGAGTTATTGAGAGAGGCCGGGCTGTCCTTGCGGACAGCACGGCCTCAACACCACGAGGCCGACCCCGAGGAGAAGGCCGAGTTCCAAGACACAGTCGAAAAAAACGGCCCGAACTGA
- the pstA gene encoding phosphate ABC transporter permease PstA, with amino-acid sequence MAGATRSRLVEGDTTATDAVAGATVGLSAVLFALAVAAMFEWVSLTGTVVGLPTVTVLGGLLIGLGIAVSLFGLGSRFGYVETEPDASAGLVASVGAAMPWFVIGGGVVSGTLGLGTAAGVVGSVLVGGLAFVGTAVPREDVGSTVPLGVLLTFVGTVFLTGTIGPEWLWDLGWEQQASITAEFLVPIATLFCALYGGWAAAKAYGRFGARGRHMGAYVLVYLNAMSIVAFLFILIAFVVVQGITGLLYGVQVGAGVGPQVFGSFELPVYVPFVMNGVALLNDFQGVLPAIVGTIWLVIGAVLFAVPLGVGAAVFLTEYAERGRFTQAVEVATNGLWSTPSIVFGLFGYAFLIPRFGNGKSLLAGMLTLGFMLLPLVLITSREAMLSVPDEYRDASAALGVPKWQTIRSVVLPAALPGVMTGVILGVGRIAGETAPILLTMAGGTFVPGGQTVDVIGGFEFTGSPPFVANPELLQATSALPYQLYALITAGVGLGSNVADPDGFRWATALVLLLVVLSFYAIGIGARYYFRQRLRYE; translated from the coding sequence ATGGCGGGCGCGACCCGGTCGCGGCTCGTTGAGGGCGACACGACGGCGACCGACGCGGTTGCCGGCGCGACGGTCGGCCTCTCGGCGGTCCTGTTCGCGCTCGCGGTGGCCGCGATGTTCGAGTGGGTGAGTCTCACCGGCACTGTCGTCGGTCTGCCGACGGTGACGGTACTCGGTGGGTTGTTGATCGGCCTCGGCATCGCGGTGTCCCTCTTCGGCCTCGGCTCGCGGTTCGGCTACGTCGAGACCGAACCCGACGCGAGCGCCGGCCTGGTCGCGAGCGTCGGCGCGGCGATGCCGTGGTTCGTCATCGGCGGCGGCGTCGTCTCGGGGACGCTCGGGCTCGGCACCGCCGCCGGCGTCGTCGGGAGCGTCCTCGTCGGCGGCTTGGCGTTCGTCGGGACCGCCGTCCCCCGCGAGGACGTGGGCTCGACGGTTCCCCTCGGCGTCCTGCTCACGTTCGTCGGGACCGTCTTCCTCACCGGGACGATCGGTCCGGAGTGGCTGTGGGACCTCGGCTGGGAGCAGCAGGCCTCGATCACGGCCGAGTTCCTCGTCCCGATTGCGACGCTGTTTTGCGCCCTCTACGGCGGTTGGGCCGCCGCGAAGGCCTACGGACGGTTCGGCGCGCGCGGCCGCCACATGGGCGCGTACGTCCTCGTCTACCTCAACGCGATGTCCATCGTCGCCTTCCTGTTCATCCTCATCGCCTTCGTCGTCGTCCAGGGGATCACCGGCCTGCTCTACGGCGTCCAGGTCGGTGCCGGAGTCGGCCCGCAAGTGTTCGGGTCGTTCGAGTTGCCGGTGTACGTCCCGTTCGTGATGAACGGCGTCGCGCTCCTGAACGACTTCCAGGGGGTCCTCCCGGCGATCGTGGGGACGATCTGGCTGGTCATCGGCGCGGTGCTGTTCGCGGTGCCGCTGGGCGTCGGCGCGGCGGTCTTCCTCACCGAGTACGCCGAACGCGGCCGGTTCACTCAGGCCGTCGAGGTGGCGACCAACGGCCTCTGGAGCACGCCGAGCATCGTCTTCGGGCTGTTCGGGTACGCCTTCCTCATCCCGCGCTTTGGCAACGGGAAGTCGTTGCTGGCCGGGATGCTCACGCTCGGGTTCATGCTCCTGCCGCTGGTGCTCATCACGAGTCGCGAGGCGATGCTCTCGGTGCCCGACGAGTACCGCGACGCGAGCGCGGCGCTCGGCGTGCCGAAGTGGCAGACGATCCGGAGCGTCGTCCTCCCGGCCGCGCTTCCGGGCGTCATGACGGGGGTCATCCTCGGCGTCGGCCGGATCGCAGGCGAGACGGCACCGATCCTGCTGACGATGGCGGGCGGGACGTTCGTCCCCGGGGGACAGACGGTCGACGTCATCGGCGGCTTCGAGTTCACCGGCTCGCCGCCCTTCGTCGCCAACCCCGAACTCCTGCAGGCGACGTCCGCACTCCCTTACCAGCTGTACGCCCTCATCACCGCGGGCGTCGGTCTGGGGAGTAACGTCGCCGACCCCGACGGGTTCCGGTGGGCGACGGCGCTCGTCCTGCTTCTCGTCGTCCTCTCCTTTTACGCGATCGGCATCGGCGCGCGATACTACTTCCGACAGCGACTCAGGTACGAATAA
- the pstB gene encoding phosphate ABC transporter ATP-binding protein PstB has protein sequence MSDSQQTQSQTRTETRTTGSDQPLETTSGETVEETKDEWVEYDFQGTAKMVAEDLDVYYGDDHALKEVSMEIPEQSVTALIGPSGCGKSTYLRCLNRMNDRISAARVEGSVQLDGKEVYQDGINLVELRKRVGMVFQSPNPFPKSIRDNISYGPRKHGDIDTGLLARVLGRDDDEAERELVERALKQAALWDEVHDRLDDNALGLSGGQQQRLCIARCLSVDPEVILMDEPASALDPIATAKIEDLIDDLAEEYTVVIVTHNMQQAARISDQTAVFLTGGKLVEYDETDKIFENPESQRVEDYITGKFG, from the coding sequence ATGAGCGATTCACAGCAGACTCAAAGTCAGACCCGGACGGAGACCAGGACGACGGGCAGCGACCAGCCCCTCGAAACCACCAGCGGCGAGACGGTCGAGGAGACCAAAGACGAGTGGGTCGAGTACGACTTCCAAGGGACGGCGAAGATGGTCGCCGAGGACCTCGACGTGTACTACGGCGACGACCACGCCCTGAAGGAGGTCTCGATGGAGATCCCCGAGCAGAGCGTCACCGCGCTCATCGGTCCCTCGGGGTGTGGAAAGTCGACGTATCTCCGCTGTCTCAACCGGATGAACGACCGGATCAGCGCCGCCCGCGTCGAGGGGTCGGTCCAACTCGACGGGAAGGAGGTCTATCAGGACGGCATCAACCTGGTGGAACTCCGCAAACGGGTCGGCATGGTGTTCCAGTCACCGAACCCGTTCCCGAAGTCGATCCGGGACAACATCTCCTACGGGCCGCGGAAACACGGCGACATCGACACCGGGTTGCTGGCCCGAGTGCTCGGCCGTGACGACGACGAAGCGGAGCGCGAACTCGTCGAGCGGGCGCTCAAACAGGCCGCACTCTGGGACGAGGTACACGACCGGCTGGACGACAACGCCCTCGGCCTCTCGGGCGGCCAGCAACAGCGGCTCTGTATCGCCCGGTGTCTGTCCGTCGATCCCGAGGTCATCCTGATGGACGAGCCTGCGTCGGCGCTCGACCCCATCGCCACCGCGAAGATCGAGGACCTCATCGACGACCTCGCGGAGGAGTACACGGTCGTCATCGTCACCCACAACATGCAACAGGCCGCACGCATCTCGGACCAGACCGCCGTGTTCCTCACCGGTGGTAAACTCGTCGAGTACGACGAGACGGACAAGATCTTCGAGAACCCCGAGAGCCAGCGCGTCGAGGACTACATCACCGGCAAGTTCGGATAA
- a CDS encoding DUF7344 domain-containing protein, whose product MRQVDDSVTIRDLSEQIAAWENRIDRRAVTPKQRKRVYTGLHQTHLPMMDRVGAVVYDKDRGTITMTGDLRTFDVYLDVVPQDDIPWSQFYLALGAVFSALVAVAALGFAPFSYVGGFGYALFVAAGFTLVGCVHTLRDRRTLVGSASTPTDVEPPRELVEEM is encoded by the coding sequence CTGCGGCAGGTGGACGACTCGGTGACGATCCGCGACCTCTCCGAGCAGATCGCGGCGTGGGAGAACCGCATCGACCGCCGGGCCGTGACGCCGAAACAGCGCAAGCGGGTGTACACCGGTCTCCATCAGACGCACCTGCCGATGATGGACCGGGTGGGGGCCGTTGTCTACGACAAGGACCGTGGGACGATCACCATGACGGGGGATCTCCGGACGTTCGACGTCTACCTCGACGTGGTGCCGCAGGACGACATCCCTTGGAGCCAGTTCTATCTCGCGTTGGGAGCCGTGTTCTCGGCGTTGGTAGCGGTCGCCGCGCTCGGGTTCGCGCCGTTCTCGTACGTGGGTGGGTTCGGATACGCCCTGTTCGTCGCCGCGGGGTTCACGCTCGTCGGTTGTGTGCACACCCTCCGGGACCGGCGGACGCTTGTCGGAAGCGCCTCGACGCCGACGGACGTGGAACCTCCCCGTGAACTCGTAGAGGAAATGTAG
- a CDS encoding PhoU domain-containing protein yields the protein METRKLQKVGGSTYSVSLPKEWATDHHLEAGMPIHLYPHADGSLVVRSVEQDGGPLASTEVRLPRVDDDAIRCSLAAAYAVGYDAVTLVAPDGASFDGDDYRLVRRLTESTLGLSVVEEDADRITVESLLDASELSIRQSVTQLRFTALSMHRTAVDAFPDGDAADLDRRDDGADRLLGVVTRHLNRSLVDFGEVDRLDVPRTSLFDHYLTARELERVADHAVRIGSLAARVDDPPPADVLDEVDALADASRAVVETATKAILDGSRDDAHEALIRRDRVLDDLDAFDTALLERSPPAGYVLSRVVSTLARTAECGGTVATVALRSSARPDD from the coding sequence ATGGAGACACGCAAACTCCAGAAGGTCGGCGGCTCGACGTACTCGGTGTCGCTCCCCAAGGAGTGGGCGACCGACCACCATCTCGAAGCCGGGATGCCGATCCACCTCTATCCCCACGCCGACGGCTCGCTCGTCGTCCGGAGCGTCGAACAGGACGGCGGCCCCCTCGCCTCGACGGAGGTTCGGCTCCCCCGAGTCGACGACGACGCGATCCGGTGCTCGCTCGCTGCCGCCTACGCCGTCGGGTACGACGCCGTCACGCTCGTGGCCCCGGACGGTGCGTCGTTCGACGGCGACGACTACCGCCTCGTCCGGCGGCTGACGGAGTCGACCCTCGGGCTGTCGGTCGTCGAGGAGGACGCGGACCGGATCACCGTCGAGAGCCTGCTCGACGCCTCGGAGCTCTCGATCCGACAGTCGGTGACCCAACTCCGGTTCACCGCGCTCTCGATGCACCGGACCGCGGTCGACGCCTTCCCCGACGGCGACGCGGCCGACCTCGACCGCCGCGACGACGGTGCGGACAGATTGCTGGGCGTGGTGACCCGCCACCTCAACCGCTCGCTCGTCGACTTCGGCGAGGTCGACCGCCTCGACGTCCCCCGGACGTCGCTGTTCGACCACTACCTCACGGCCCGGGAACTCGAACGGGTCGCGGATCACGCGGTTCGGATCGGCTCGCTCGCCGCCCGCGTCGACGATCCGCCGCCTGCGGACGTCTTGGACGAGGTGGACGCGCTCGCGGATGCGTCGCGGGCCGTCGTCGAGACGGCGACGAAAGCGATCCTCGACGGGTCGCGCGACGACGCCCACGAGGCGCTGATCCGGCGTGACCGGGTCCTCGACGACCTCGACGCGTTCGATACGGCGCTGTTGGAGCGGTCTCCCCCCGCCGGATACGTCCTCTCGCGGGTGGTCTCGACGCTCGCCCGAACTGCCGAGTGTGGCGGAACCGTCGCGACGGTCGCGCTCCGGTCGAGCGCCCGTCCCGACGACTGA
- a CDS encoding SipW-dependent-type signal peptide-containing protein — translation MTHDNDPKLYSLSRRKMLAGLGAVGFASAGAGLGTSALFSDQETFEDNTITAGTLDMTVSATQVANSSDALGEIYYENLGLQATIGASPGDGDGVRLQADDVKPGDWVIYCFEIDVEDNPGYVTIHADNLLESGGANPEPEQEAEGNSSNSADLGEALLVTHWGTFNGTDPTYDGSGNVTNAGTIAGNSRLDLEDLDSTTNVAGGIAQGAYGVPALDGTATVGSTPVEYTTLREFVETYDTDPTSAPFNNTQDPPNSSGVLIRNDTAGGSPAPALQVGGSNTGLGSGTFTYYMLIELPFDVGNEVQGDSVQFDLGWSTEQVRNNGDPRSGITFNNSTS, via the coding sequence ATGACGCACGACAACGACCCCAAACTGTACAGCCTCTCACGCCGCAAGATGCTCGCCGGCCTCGGTGCCGTCGGCTTCGCTTCCGCGGGCGCCGGTCTCGGTACGAGCGCGTTGTTCAGCGACCAGGAGACGTTTGAGGACAACACGATCACGGCGGGCACCCTCGATATGACGGTCAGCGCGACGCAGGTCGCGAACAGCTCCGACGCGCTTGGGGAGATCTACTACGAAAACCTCGGCCTTCAGGCCACGATCGGTGCATCGCCCGGTGACGGCGACGGCGTCCGGCTGCAGGCCGACGACGTCAAGCCCGGCGACTGGGTGATCTACTGCTTCGAGATCGACGTCGAGGACAACCCCGGGTACGTGACGATCCACGCGGACAACCTCCTCGAGAGCGGCGGGGCCAACCCCGAACCGGAGCAGGAAGCGGAAGGCAACAGCAGCAACAGCGCCGACCTCGGCGAGGCGCTGCTCGTGACCCACTGGGGCACGTTCAACGGAACTGACCCGACCTATGACGGCAGCGGCAACGTCACGAACGCGGGGACGATCGCCGGCAACTCGCGCCTCGACCTCGAGGATCTCGACAGCACGACCAACGTTGCCGGCGGCATCGCACAAGGGGCGTACGGCGTGCCCGCACTCGACGGGACGGCGACAGTCGGCTCGACCCCCGTCGAGTACACCACCCTGCGGGAGTTCGTCGAGACCTACGACACCGATCCCACGAGCGCGCCGTTCAACAACACCCAGGACCCGCCGAACAGCTCCGGCGTCCTCATCCGCAACGACACGGCCGGCGGCTCGCCAGCACCGGCTCTCCAAGTCGGCGGCTCGAACACCGGACTCGGCTCCGGCACGTTCACCTACTACATGCTGATCGAGCTCCCCTTCGACGTCGGTAACGAGGTCCAAGGCGACAGCGTCCAGTTCGACCTCGGCTGGAGCACCGAACAGGTCCGCAACAACGGCGACCCACGGAGTGGCATCACGTTCAACAATTCGACCTCGTAG
- a CDS encoding transposase: MSEKTVVVVDQFTKHVGTVQRRGWYPIGSNPTIETATSWKSVTVLGAVTDNGDSLFCWTEENLTRFHGIRLLEALKDEFGEELVVFLDRAGYFYARDLWEHVSGERETETVGDSSVSCVRGDNLEVWYFPSKLPELNAVEGCWDQLQEWFKYRLIPDLSTLKDSITRGLSAITEPNIWPYLTGKDPT; encoded by the coding sequence CTGAGCGAGAAAACCGTCGTTGTCGTCGATCAATTCACCAAGCACGTTGGAACCGTCCAGCGGCGTGGCTGGTACCCAATCGGTTCAAATCCGACGATAGAGACTGCAACGTCCTGGAAGTCGGTGACAGTGCTTGGCGCTGTCACCGATAACGGTGATAGCCTCTTCTGCTGGACGGAAGAGAACTTGACCAGGTTCCACGGAATTCGGTTGTTAGAAGCGTTGAAAGACGAGTTCGGTGAGGAATTAGTGGTGTTTCTGGACCGAGCGGGCTACTTCTATGCGAGGGATCTCTGGGAGCACGTCAGCGGTGAGCGCGAGACCGAAACTGTCGGAGACAGTTCGGTCTCGTGCGTGCGCGGGGACAATCTCGAAGTGTGGTATTTCCCGTCAAAGCTACCCGAATTGAACGCCGTCGAAGGGTGCTGGGATCAGCTCCAGGAGTGGTTCAAATACCGCCTTATCCCAGATCTCTCGACGCTGAAAGACTCCATTACACGAGGATTGAGCGCAATCACCGAACCAAATATCTGGCCGTATCTTACCGGTAAAGATCCGACTTAA
- a CDS encoding DUF7344 domain-containing protein: protein MFQRAVLSEVEVYHVLSNARRREALAELWTQSEALSLRELSERIAAAESGQRPAPRALRESVYNALHQTHLPKMDGLGLVVYDPDRKVVSARPEARHLGRYMDVTTRVGVTWGEYYRVLGVVGLFATVASLASVPGFAAVDPLVPATWFLVCFAVSTAYQLMASRIGARGRLARLRAKLF, encoded by the coding sequence ATGTTCCAGCGGGCCGTCCTGTCGGAGGTGGAGGTGTATCACGTCCTGAGTAACGCGCGCCGGCGGGAGGCGCTCGCCGAACTGTGGACCCAATCGGAGGCGCTTTCGCTGCGTGAACTGTCCGAGCGGATCGCCGCGGCCGAGTCCGGACAGCGCCCTGCACCGCGGGCGCTCCGTGAGAGCGTCTACAACGCGCTCCACCAGACCCACCTCCCGAAGATGGACGGCCTCGGGCTCGTCGTCTACGATCCCGATCGGAAAGTGGTGTCCGCCCGTCCGGAAGCGAGACACCTCGGGCGGTATATGGATGTCACCACCCGCGTGGGCGTAACATGGGGCGAGTACTACCGCGTCTTGGGCGTCGTGGGGCTGTTCGCGACCGTCGCGTCGCTGGCCTCGGTACCCGGCTTCGCCGCCGTCGACCCACTCGTTCCGGCGACCTGGTTCCTCGTCTGCTTTGCCGTCTCGACGGCGTACCAACTGATGGCCTCACGGATCGGGGCGCGGGGACGGCTCGCGCGGCTCCGTGCCAAGCTCTTCTGA
- the phoU gene encoding phosphate signaling complex protein PhoU — MPRDEFQQSIADLRAEVLSMSDLVGDRLDRALTALETVDEATAQEVIDGDDAVDRRYLELESTCIQLIAQQQPVAGDLRVVAASFKIITDLERVADLAVNLAQYTLEADRKRFEQVDLSAIGDLACAMLDDAMTAYRTEDAALCREVAARDDELDSLCQRSSERVVRELIEGEAEDGDAWTVERLLDDVSRLLLIVRDLERVGDHAVNVAARTLYMVESDPELV, encoded by the coding sequence GTGCCCCGAGACGAGTTCCAACAGTCGATCGCCGACCTGCGCGCCGAGGTGCTGTCGATGAGCGACCTCGTCGGCGACCGACTCGACCGCGCCCTGACCGCCCTGGAGACCGTCGACGAGGCGACCGCCCAGGAGGTGATCGACGGCGACGACGCCGTCGACCGCCGGTATCTGGAGTTGGAGTCGACGTGTATCCAGTTGATCGCCCAACAACAGCCCGTCGCGGGTGACCTCCGCGTCGTCGCCGCCTCGTTCAAGATCATCACCGACCTGGAGCGCGTCGCCGACCTCGCGGTCAACCTCGCACAGTACACCCTCGAGGCGGATCGCAAGCGCTTCGAGCAGGTCGACCTCTCGGCGATCGGCGACCTCGCCTGCGCGATGCTCGACGACGCGATGACCGCCTACCGCACCGAGGACGCGGCGCTCTGTCGCGAGGTGGCGGCCCGTGACGACGAACTCGACTCCCTGTGTCAGCGCTCGAGCGAGCGGGTCGTTCGGGAACTCATCGAGGGCGAGGCCGAGGACGGCGACGCCTGGACGGTCGAACGGCTACTGGACGACGTCTCGCGGCTCCTGCTCATCGTCCGTGATCTGGAACGCGTCGGGGATCACGCGGTCAACGTCGCCGCCCGCACCCTGTACATGGTCGAAAGCGACCCGGAACTCGTCTGA